In Eschrichtius robustus isolate mEscRob2 chromosome 2, mEscRob2.pri, whole genome shotgun sequence, a single window of DNA contains:
- the LOC137755327 gene encoding protocadherin alpha-11-like, whose amino-acid sequence MFASERRGLDTGRLLLSLLLLAAWEAGSGQVYYSIPEEAKHGTFVGRIAQDLGLELAELVPRLFRVASKGRGDLLEVNLQNGILFVNSRIDREELCGRSAECSIHLEVIVDRPLQVFHVEVEVKDINDNPPVFSLREQKLLISESKQPDSHFPLEGASDADIGENAQLTYRLSQNEHFSLELPTNSQQTKRLSLTLKKFLDREKTPELNLLLTAADGGKPELTGTVQLFVRVLDINDNDPEFEQSEYKVRLMENAAKEALVIKLNATDQDEGVNGEVTYSLMSIKPNGKGLFTLHENSGEVRVNGTLDYEENKFYEIDVQATDKGNPPMAGHCTVWVEILDANDNAPEVTVTSLSLPVREDTQPSTVIALISVSDRDSGANGQVICSVTPSVPFKIVSTFKNYYSLVLDSALDRESVSVYKLVVTARDGGSPSLSVTASVSVEVADVNDNAPAFAQPEYTVFVKENNPPGCHIFTVSARDADAQENALVSYSLVERRVGERALSSYVSVHAESGKVYALQPLDHEELELLQFQVSARDAGVPPLGSNVTLQVFVLDENDNAPALLLPGPGGGAGALSQRVARSVGAGHVVAKVRAVDADSGYNAWLSYELQPAAGGARSPFRVGLYTGEISTTRALDEADAPRQRLLVLVKDHGEPALTATATVLLSLEDSGQAPKASSRASTGAAGAEAALVDVNVYLIIAICAVSSLLVLTLLLYAALRCSAPPSEGACGPGKPTLVCSSAVGSWSYSQQKRQRVCSGEGPPKADLMAFSPSLPPGLDREVGEERQEAGSNHPGQCEDYIHTTIRLLTNYGTLTIFENGRYKMKKLDGDRQFK is encoded by the coding sequence ATGTTCGCGTCTGAAAGAAGGGGATTGGACACTGGGCGACTGCTGCTGTCGCTTCTGCTTCTCGCAGCCTGGGAGGCGGGCAGCGGCCAGGTCTACTACTCCATTCCCGAGGAGGCAAAACACGGCACCTTCGTGGGCCGCATAGCGCAGGACCTGGGGCTGGAGCTGGCGGAGCTGGTGCCTCGTCTGTTCCGGGTGGCATCCAAAGGCCGCGGGGACCTTCTAGAGGTAAATCTGCAGAATGGCATTTTGTTTGTGAATTCTCGGATCGACCGGGAGGAGCTGTGCGGGCGGAGCGCGGAGTGCAGCATCCACCTGGAGGTGATCGTGGATAGGCCGCTGCAGGTGTTTCATGTGGAGGTGGAAGTAAAGGATATTAACGATAATCCACCGGTGTTCTCTCTCAGAGAACAAAAGCTGCTGATTTCTGAATCTAAGCAACCTGACTCTCATTTTCCTCTAGAGGGAGCTTCTGATGCGGATATAGGAGAGAATGCTCAATTGACCTACAGACTAAGTCAAAATGAGCACTTTTCTTTAGAATTACCAACAAATAGCCAGCAGACTAAAAGGCTGTCACTTACATTAAAGAAGTTTCTGGACAGAGAGAAAACTCCGGAACTTAATTTACTATTAACGGCTGCAGACGGCGGGAAACCGGAGCTCACTGGCACTGTTCAACTCTTCGTCCGCGTCTTGGACATTAACGACAATGATCCGGAATTTGAACAATCAGAATACAAGGTGAGATTGATGGAAAATGCAGCTAAAGAAGCTCTTGTGATAAAGTTAAACGCCACAGATCAAGATGAAGGAGTCAACGGGGAGGTGACATACTCCTTGATGTCGATTAAGCCCAATGGAAAAGGTTTATTTACACTGCATGAAAATAGTGGAGAAGTAAGAGTCAATGGAACTTTAGACTATGAAGAAAACAAGTTTTATGAAATTGACGTACAGGCTACAGATAAGGGGAATCCCCCAATGGCAGGTCACTGTACAGTCTGGGTCGAAATCTTAGATGCCAATGATAACGCCCCTGAAGTCACTGTGACGTCCCTGTCTCTTCCAGTGCGGGAGGACACTCAGCCAAGCACGGTCATTGCGCTGATCAGTGTATCTGATCGCGACTCTGGTGCCAACGGACAGGTGATCTGTTCTGTAACGCCCAGCGTCCCCTTCAAGATCGTGTCCACGTTCAAGAACTATTACTCACTAGTGCTGGACAGCGCCCTGGACCGCGAGAGCGTGTCTGTCTATAAATTGGTGGTTACAGCGCGGGACGGGGGCTCGCCTTCGCTGTCAGTCACAGCCAGCGTGTCCGTGGAGGTGGCCGACGTGAACGACAACGCGCCCGCGTTCGCGCAGCCCGAGTACACGGTGTTCGTGAAGGAGAACAACCCGCCCGGCTGCCACATCTTCACGGTGTCGGCGCGGGACGCGGACGCGCAGGAGAACGCGCTGGTGTCCTACTCGCTGGTGGAGCGGCGGGTGGGCGAGCGAGCGCTGTCGAGCTACGTGTCGGTGCACGCGGAGAGCGGCAAGGTGTACGCGCTGCAGCCGCTGGACCACGAGGAGCTGGAGCTGCTGCAGTTCCAGGTGAGCGCGCGCGACGCGGGCGTGCCGCCTCTGGGCAGCAACGTGACGCTGCAGGTGTTCGTGCTGGACGAGAACGACAACGCGCCGGCGCTGCTGCTGCCCGGGccgggcggcggggcgggcgcgCTGAGCCAGCGGGTGGCTCGGTCGGTGGGCGCGGGCCACGTGGTGGCGAAGGTGCGCGCGGTGGACGCGGACTCGGGCTACAACGCGTGGCTGTCGTACGAGCTGCAGCCGGCGGCGGGTGGCGCGCGCAGCCCGTTCCGCGTGGGGCTGTACACGGGCGAGATCAGCACGACGCGCGCCCTGGACGAGGCGGACGCGCCGCGCCAGCGCCTGCTGGTGCTGGTGAAGGACCACGGCGAGCCGGCGCTGACGGCCACGGCCACCGTGCTGCTGTCGCTGGAGGACAGCGGCCAGGCGCCCAAGGCCTCTTCGCGGGCGTCGACGGGCGCCGCTGGCGCGGAGGCCGCTCTGGTGGATGTGAACGTGTACCTGATCATCGCCATCTGCGCGGTGTCCAGCCTGTTGGTGCTCACGCTGCTGCTGTACGCGGCGCTGCGGTGCTCGGCGCCGCCCAGCGAGGGCGCGTGCGGGCCCGGGAAGCCCACGCTGGTGTGCTCCAGCGCGGTGGGGAGCTGGTCTTACTCGCAGCAGAAGCGGCAGAGGGTGTGCTCTGGGGAGGGGCCACCCAAGGCAGACCTCATGGCCTTCAGCCCCAGCCTTCCTCCGGGTCTGGATAGAGAAGTCGGAGAGGAAAGGCAGGAGGCAGGATCAAATCACCCTGGGCAG